One region of Diabrotica undecimpunctata isolate CICGRU chromosome 6, icDiaUnde3, whole genome shotgun sequence genomic DNA includes:
- the LOC140444685 gene encoding piercer of microtubule wall 1 protein, whose protein sequence is MDLNCPGLVNRPDPNVKTSDFYRTCHLPKRFEYPSWFYGYGLQKTPPDHPFYRTTSSDYGRYPPTIHTVPTSFYPTCQEFSKSLIRAGNYKNYSLNTGLDRTLY, encoded by the exons ATGGATTTAAACTGTCCAGGGTTGGTAAACAGGCCTGATCCAAACGTAAAAACTTCGGATTTTTATAGGACTTGTCACTTGCCGAAACGCTTTGAATATCCGTCGTGGTTTTATGGTTATGGGCTTCAGAAAACCCCTCCAGATCACCCGTTTTATAGGACTACTTCTAGCGATTATGGCAG GTATCCACCAACAATCCACACAGTGCCCACGTCGTTCTACCCGACTTGTCAGGAATTCAGCAAGTCTCTCATCAGGGCGGGCAACTACAAGAATTATTCTCTGAACACTGGCTTAGATCGGACGCTCTACTGA